From the genome of Glycine max cultivar Williams 82 chromosome 2, Glycine_max_v4.0, whole genome shotgun sequence, one region includes:
- the LOC121174311 gene encoding uncharacterized protein produces METPQKNNSVGFFQMPLHYPRYTQKDYQDMPEWKLDRLLKEYGLPTHGDLAYKREFAMGAFLWPNIKHYKLYNKKII; encoded by the exons ATGGAAACCCCACAAAAGAATAATAGTGTTGGATTCTTTCAGATGCCTCTACACTACCCAAGATACACACAAAAAGATTATCAGGACATGCCCGAGTGGAAGCTTGATCGACTCCTCAAGGAATATGGCTTGCCTACACATGGTGATTTGGCCTACAAAAGAGAGTTTGCTATGGGTGCTTTTCTTTGGCCTAA tatAAAACACTATAAactgtataataaaaaaattata
- the LOC100813380 gene encoding pentatricopeptide repeat-containing protein At2g34400, whose product MMVVRRHLAFENVAVGGKCKYYHTAECLVFLAKQCSSTKTLQQVHTQMVVNSSIHTPNNHLLSKAIHLKNFPYSSLLFSHIAPHPNDYAFNIMIRALTTTWHNYPLALSLFHRMMSLSLTPDNFTFPFFFLSCANLASLSHACAAHSLLFKLALHSDPHTAHSLITAYARCGLVASARKVFDEIPHRDSVSWNSMIAGYAKAGCAREAVEVFREMGRRDGFEPDEMSLVSLLGACGELGDLELGRWVEGFVVERGMTLNSYIGSALISMYAKCGELESARRIFDGMAARDVITWNAVISGYAQNGMADEAILLFHGMKEDCVTANKITLTAVLSACATIGALDLGKQIDEYASQRGFQHDIFVATALIDMYAKSGSLDNAQRVFKDMPQKNEASWNAMISALAAHGKAKEALSLFQHMSDEGGGARPNDITFVGLLSACVHAGLVDEGYRLFDMMSTLFGLVPKIEHYSCMVDLLARAGHLYEAWDLIRKMPEKPDKVTLGALLGACRSKKNVDIGERVMRMILEVDPSNSGNYIISSKIYANLNMWEDSARMRLLMRQKGITKTPGCSWIEVENHLHEFHAGDGLCLDSIDLSNIIDLLYEELKREGYVPKVVE is encoded by the exons ATGATGGTTGTCCGGCGGCACCTGGCGTTTGAAAATGTAGCAGTTGGCGGCAAGTGCAAGTACTACCACACAGCGGAATGTCTAGTTTTCTTAGCGAAGCAATGTTCATCAACGAAGACGCTCCAACAAGTTCACACCCAAATGGTGGTGAACTCCTCCATCCACACCCCCAACAACCACCTTCTCTCCAAAGCCATACACCTCAAGAACTTCCCCTACTCCTCCCTTCTCTTCTCCCACATCGCTCCCCACCCCAACGACTACGCCTTCAACATCATGATCCGCGCCCTCACCACCACGTGGCACAACTACCCTCTCGCCCTCTCCCTCTTCCATCGCATGATGTCCCTCTCCCTCACACCAGACAACTTCACCTtccccttcttcttcctctcctgCGCCAACCTCGCTTCCCTCTCCCACGCCTGCGCCGCCCACTCCCTCCTCTTCAAGCTCGCCCTCCACTCCGACCCCCACACCGCCCACTCCCTCATCACCGCGTACGCGCGATGCGGCCTCGTCGCGTCCGCGCGCAAGGTGTTCGATGAAATTCCCCACCGGGACTCGGTGTCGTGGAACTCCATGATCGCCGGGTACGCCAAGGCGGGTTGTGCCAGGGAGGCTGTGGAGGTGTTTCGGGAGATGGGGAGGCGGGACGGGTTTGAGCCGGACGAGATGAGTCTGGTGAGTTTGCTCGGGGCTTGCGGGGAGTTGGGGGACTTGGAGTTGGGGAGGTGGGTGGAGGGGTTTGTTGTGGAACGTGGCATGACTCTTAACTCCTATATAGGTTCTGCTTTGATTAGTATGTATGCTAAATGTGGGGAATTGGAGTCTGCTAGAAGGATCTTTGATGGCATGGCTGCAAGAGATGTTATCACGTGGAATGCTGTTATATCAGG ATATGCTCAGAACGGGATGGCGGATGAAGCAATCTTGTTATTCCATGGTATGAAGGAGGACTGTGTTACTGCAAATAAAATTACCTTGACTGCAGTGCTCTCTGCATGTGCCACCATTGGCGCTCTGGATTTGGGGAAACAGATTGATGAATATGCATCACAAAGAGGATTTCAGCATGATATTTTTGTGGCTACTGCATTAATTGATATGTATGCTAAGTCTGGGAGTTTGGACAATGCACAGAGAGTTTTCAAAGATATGCCCCAAAAAAATGAAGCTTCTTGGAATGCAATGATATCAGCACTTGCTGCTCATGGAAAAGCCAAGGAGGCACTATCACTATTTCAGCACATGTCAGATGAGGGTGGAGGTGCCCGCCCTAATGATATAACATTTGTAGGGTTGCTTTCTGCTTGTGTGCATGCAGGCCTCGTTGATGAAGGATATAGATTGTTCGATATGATGAGCACATTGTTCGGATTGGTACCTAAAATTGAGCACTACTCTTGTATGGTTGATCTTTTGGCTCGTGCTGGTCATTTATACGAGGCATGGGATCTAATTCGGAAAATGCCCGAAAAACCAGACAAGGTTACATTAGGTGCTTTGCTTGGTGCCTGtcgaagtaaaaaaaatgtagataTAGGTGAGCGGGTTATGCGGATGATTCTGGAGGTGGATCCTTCAAATTCTGGTAACTATATTATCTCATCAAAAATATATGCTAATCTGAACATGTGGGAAGATTCAGCAAGGATGAGATTGTTGATGAGACAAAAGGGTATTACTAAAACTCCTGGTTGTAGCTGGATTGAGGTTGAGAATCACTTGCATGAATTTCATGCTGGTGATGGTTTATGCCTTGACTCTATAGATCTAAGTAACATAATTGATTTGCTCTATGAGGAACTCAAAAGGGAAGGGTATGTCCCAAAAGTTGTTGAATAG